A genomic region of Raphanus sativus cultivar WK10039 chromosome 6, ASM80110v3, whole genome shotgun sequence contains the following coding sequences:
- the LOC108813285 gene encoding polyadenylate-binding protein 2 has product MEEEEHEVYGGEIPDVGEMDGDMDMTAADDDAAKELDEMKKRLKEIEDEAAALREMQAKVEKDMGPQDAGTVAADQAGKEEVDARSVFVGNVDYACTPEEVQQHFQSCGTVHRVTILTDKFGQPKGFAYVEFVEAEAIQEALQLNESELHGRQIKVMPKRTNVPGLKQFRGRRFNPYMGFRRPFMSPYMYSPYGYGKVPRFRRPMRYMPYQ; this is encoded by the exons atGGAGGAAGAGGAGCACGAGGTATACGGCGGAGAGATTCCCGACGTCGGAGAGATGGATGGAGACATGGACATGACTGCCGCTGATGATGATGCCGCTAAG GAGTTGGATGAGATGAAGAAGCGATTGAAAGAGATAGAGGACGAAGCTGCTGCTCTTCGTGAGATGCAGGCCAAGGTTGAGAAGGATATGGGACCTCAAG ATGCTGGTACTGTAGCAGCAGATCAAGCAGGCAAAGAGGAGGTGGATGCTCGATCTGTTTTTGTTGGCAAT GTTGATTACGCTTGTACACCTGAAGAAGTGCAGCAACACTTCCAATCATGCGGCACAGTCCACCGGGTGACAATTCTGACAGACAAGTTTGGGCAGCCAAAGGGGTTCGCTTATGTCGAGTTTGTGGAAGCTGAAGCTATACAAGAGGCGCTACAACTGAACGAATCAGAGTTACATGGTCGTCAGATAAAG GTGATGCCTAAGAGAACAAACGTTCCTGGATTGAAACAGTTCCGCGGTAGAAGATTCAACCCGTACATGGGATTCCGCAGACCTTTCATGTCTCCCTATATGTATTCTCCATATGGATATGG GAAAGTTCCAAGGTTCAGAAGGCCAATGCGTTACATGCCATACCAATAA
- the LOC108813284 gene encoding uncharacterized protein LOC108813284 has translation MSISLPCRYAFFFGATPVRISSLCFAVRTTSHRNTKLFPEPILLRHVTSPRWSNLETARDCRAHASSIGSYEDSSSSSTDDQEAANSNGFDLNSLVSFAEVLCIVSSAVISVVLAANYVAVGEIGRKVLSLGFVGLLGSVASGSWLRRRQWMRICRGTRDYGEGTNLIRRLEKLEDDLKTSTTIVRVLSRHLEKLGIRFRITRKALKEPISETAALAQKNSEATRVLAAQQEILEKELGEIQKVLLAMQDQQRKQLELILTIAKNGKLFESTSSKPASD, from the exons ATGTCCATATCGCTTCCTTGTCGATACGCTTTCTTCTTTGGCGCAACTCCTGTCCGCATCAGCAGCCTCTGCTTCGCTGTACGGACGACTTCTCACCGGAATACTAAACTGTTCCCCGAGCCTATCCTCCTCCGCCACGTCACCTCTCCTCGGTGGTCAAACTTGGAGACCGCGCGGGATTGTAGAGCTCATGCGTCCTCTATCGGATCATACGAAGACAGCAGCTCCTCTTCTACAGACGACCAAGAAGCCGCCAATTCCAACGGTTTCGATTTGAACAGCTTGGTTTCTTTCGCGGAGGTGCTTTGTATCGTATCCTCCGCGGTGATCTCGGTGGTTCTCGCGGCGAACTACGTGGCGGTTGGTGAAATCGGGAGAAAGGTGCTGTCTTTGGGTTTTGTCGGGTTGTTGGGCTCGGTCGCGTCTGGTTCTTGGCTTAGACGGCGGCAATGGATGAGGATTTGCAGAGGAACGAGAGACTACGGCGAAGGGACGAATCTGATTCGGAGGTTGGAGAAACTTGAAGATGATTTGAAAACGTCGACCACCATTGTTAGAGTTCTGTCGAGGCATCTGGAGAAACTGGGGATCCGGTTTCGAATCACCCGAAAAGCTCTCAAGGAACCCATTTCTGAG ACTGCAGCTTTGGCTCAAAAGAACTCTGAGGCGACAAGAGTATTAGCTGCACAACAAGAGATTCTAGAGAAGGAGCTTGGCGAAATCCAAAAGGTTCTGCTCGCTATGCAG GATCAACAGCGAAAGCAACTTGAGCTTATTCTAACAATTGCAAAGAACGGGAAGCTGTTTGAGAGCACTAGTAGCAAGCCAGCAAGTGACTGA
- the LOC130495951 gene encoding 50S ribosomal protein L29, chloroplastic-like — protein MLRLSIASPGTAVTSFRKASSASSTSSSFHGVRINRQVARILTVRREREMEEGIGKRLSRKLDRQWKKSIVVRPPPSLKKLQEEEAAEEAAEAA, from the exons ATGCTTAGGCTCTCTATCGCCTCGCCAGGGACAGCGGTGACTTCATTTAGAAAAGCTAGCTCGGCGAGCTCAACCTCGTCTTCGTTCCATGGCGTCAGAATCAATCGCCAG GTAGCGAGGATATTGACGGtgaggagagagagggagatggAAGAAGGGATAGGGAAGAGGTTGTCTAGGAAACTTGACAGGCAATGGAAGAAGAGCATTGTAGTGAGACCACCTCCTTCTCTCAAGAAGCTTCAAGAGGAGGAAGCTGCTGAAGAAGCTGCCGAAGCTGCCTGA
- the LOC130495540 gene encoding transcription factor TGA1-like, translating to TGIATFEMEYGHWIQEQNNQICELRTVLQGQVSDVELRLLVETAMKHYFDLFRMKSAAAKEDVFFVMSGMWRTSAERFFLWIGGFRPSDLLKVLLPHFDVMTDQQILDVCNLRQSCQQAEDALSQGMEKLQHTLADCVAGGRLGEGSYIPQVNSAMERLEALVSFVNQADHLRHEALQQMNRILTTRQAARGLLALGEYFQRLRALSSSWATRDREQT from the exons ACAGGGATTGCTACGTTTGAGATGGAGTATGGACATTGGATTCAAGAACAGAACAACCAGATATGTGAACTAAGGACTGTTTTGCAAGGACAAGTTAGCGATGTGGAGCTCCGTTTGCTAGTTGAAACAGCAATGAAACATTACTTTGATCTTTTCCGGATGAAGTCAGCAGCTGCCAAAGAAGATGTGTTCTTCGTCATGTCAGGGATGTGGAGAACTTCTGCAGAACGGTTTTTCCTGTGGATAGGCGGGTTTCGACCCTCGGATCTTCTCaag GTTCTTTTGCCACATTTTGATGTCATGACGGATCAACAGATACTAGATGTTTGCAATCTAAGACAATCATGCCAACAAGCTGAAGACGCTTTGTCTCAAGGTATGGAGAAGCTACAACACACGCTTGCGGATTGCGTTGCAGGTGGAAGACTTGGTGAAGGAAGTTACATTCCTCAGGTGAATTCTGCTATGGAGAGATTAGAAGCTTTAGTCAGTTTTGTAAATCAG GCTGATCACTTGAGACACGAGGCGTTGCAACAAATGAATAGGATCTTGACCACACGACAAGCGGCTCGAGGGTTATTGGCTCTTGGTGAGTATTTTCAACGGCTTAGAGCCTTGAGTTCGAGTTGGGCAACTAGAGACCGTGAACAAACATAG